In Sorghum bicolor cultivar BTx623 chromosome 10, Sorghum_bicolor_NCBIv3, whole genome shotgun sequence, one genomic interval encodes:
- the LOC110431306 gene encoding uncharacterized protein LOC110431306 isoform X1, with product MTIFIYVKRLCSKKGILGITCSTFLRSLFYIVVFHKSLRLTNGSRRKLASRRITNLISTNVESLQHLKSFALSYILISFGWDFRQACGLLATPSGGQVETVMRIRDHAHFFVKNICSTI from the exons ATGACTATTTTCATTTATGTTAAGAGGCTATGCAGTAAGAAAGGCATCCTTGGAATCACTTGTTCCACTTTCTTGAGATCACTCTTCTACATAG TTGTTTTCCACAAGTCATTGCGACTTACTAATGGTAGTCGTAGGAAGCTTGCTTCTAGAAGGATTACCAATTTAATTTCAACTAATGTGGAGTCCCTTCAG CACTTAAAATCATTTGCTTTGTCTTACATACTTATTTCATTTGGCTGGGACTTCAGGCAAGCCTGTGGGCTATTGGCAACGCCTTCTG GTGGACAGGTGGAAACAGTCATGAGAATACGGGATCATGCACATTTTTTTGTTAAAAATATTTGTAGCACAATTTAG
- the LOC110431306 gene encoding uncharacterized protein LOC110431306 isoform X2, translating into MTIFIYVKRLCSKKGILGITCSTFLRSLFYIVVFHKSLRLTNGSRRKLASRRITNLISTNVESLQASLWAIGNAFWWTGGNSHENTGSCTFFC; encoded by the exons ATGACTATTTTCATTTATGTTAAGAGGCTATGCAGTAAGAAAGGCATCCTTGGAATCACTTGTTCCACTTTCTTGAGATCACTCTTCTACATAG TTGTTTTCCACAAGTCATTGCGACTTACTAATGGTAGTCGTAGGAAGCTTGCTTCTAGAAGGATTACCAATTTAATTTCAACTAATGTGGAGTCCCTTCAG GCAAGCCTGTGGGCTATTGGCAACGCCTTCTG GTGGACAGGTGGAAACAGTCATGAGAATACGGGATCATGCACATTTTTTTGTTAA